One genomic window of Paenibacillus xylanilyticus includes the following:
- the trmFO gene encoding FADH(2)-oxidizing methylenetetrahydrofolate--tRNA-(uracil(54)-C(5))-methyltransferase TrmFO: MILTNEQVVTVIGAGLAGTEAAWQIASRGVRVKLYEMRPVVKTPAHHTDKFAELVCSNSLRANGLTNAVGVLKEEMRMLNSLVLGAADRNAVPAGGALAVDRDGFSGEITSTLHQHPLIEVVNEELTSLPEDGIVVVATGPLTSPALSEQIKALMGEEYFYFYDAAAPIIEKDSIDMNKVYLASRYDKGEAAYLNCPMTEEEFDIFYDALITAEVAQLKEFEKEIYFEGCMPIEVMMKRGKQTALFGPMKPVGLINPHTGELPHAVVQLRQDNAAGTLYNLVGFQTHLKWGEQKRVFSLIPGLENAEFVRYGVMHRNTFINSPKLLRPTYQFKERPNLFFAGQMTGVEGYVESAASGLIAGMNAAKAALGQELVVLPVETTLGSMAQYITTADFKHFQPMNANFGLLPKLETKIRNKKEKNEALAQRALDGIARFAAAEGLTVPGRV, from the coding sequence ATGATTTTGACGAATGAACAGGTAGTAACGGTAATTGGAGCCGGGCTGGCAGGAACTGAAGCCGCTTGGCAAATTGCAAGTCGCGGTGTACGTGTGAAACTATATGAGATGAGACCGGTTGTAAAAACACCGGCTCATCATACCGATAAATTTGCTGAACTGGTGTGCAGCAATTCGCTGCGTGCCAACGGTTTGACTAATGCAGTTGGTGTGTTGAAAGAAGAAATGAGAATGCTGAACTCCCTGGTACTAGGTGCAGCTGATCGAAATGCTGTTCCAGCGGGAGGAGCACTTGCTGTTGACCGTGATGGATTCTCGGGAGAGATTACATCCACGCTTCATCAGCATCCACTCATCGAGGTTGTCAACGAAGAACTGACCTCCTTGCCAGAGGACGGTATCGTTGTTGTAGCTACCGGTCCACTGACTTCGCCAGCATTATCCGAACAAATCAAGGCGCTGATGGGCGAGGAATACTTCTATTTCTACGACGCAGCTGCTCCGATTATTGAAAAAGACTCCATTGACATGAACAAGGTGTACCTTGCTTCCCGTTACGATAAAGGTGAGGCAGCCTACCTAAACTGTCCGATGACAGAAGAAGAGTTTGATATTTTCTATGATGCTCTGATTACGGCAGAGGTTGCCCAATTAAAAGAGTTTGAAAAGGAAATTTACTTCGAAGGCTGCATGCCGATTGAAGTCATGATGAAGCGAGGAAAACAAACGGCTCTGTTTGGTCCGATGAAACCTGTTGGTCTCATTAACCCGCATACAGGGGAATTGCCACACGCAGTAGTACAGCTCAGACAGGATAACGCAGCAGGAACCCTTTATAACCTGGTTGGATTCCAGACACATCTGAAATGGGGAGAGCAGAAACGGGTATTCTCGCTAATCCCTGGCCTGGAAAATGCGGAGTTTGTACGTTATGGTGTTATGCACCGCAATACGTTCATTAATTCTCCCAAATTGCTGCGTCCGACGTATCAATTCAAGGAACGTCCAAATCTGTTCTTTGCAGGACAAATGACAGGTGTTGAAGGGTATGTTGAATCTGCTGCTTCAGGTCTGATTGCGGGGATGAATGCAGCCAAAGCGGCGCTTGGACAGGAACTTGTAGTATTGCCAGTAGAGACAACGCTAGGCAGTATGGCACAGTATATTACTACGGCTGACTTCAAACACTTCCAACCGATGAATGCAAACTTTGGCTTGCTGCCAAAACTGGAAACGAAGATCCGTAACAAAAAAGAAAAAAATGAAGCTCTTGCACAGCGCGCACTGGATGGAATTGCCCGTTTTGCAGCTGCAGAAGGTCTAACCGTTCCGGGACGCGTATAA
- the hslV gene encoding ATP-dependent protease subunit HslV — protein MDMSFHATTICAVRHNGKAAIAGDGQVTMGQSVVMKNTAKKVRRLYRGQVVAGFAGSVADAITLFEKFEGKLEEHHGNLQRAAVELAKDWRQDRILRKLEALLIVMDKTGMLLISGGGEIIEPDDDVIAIGSGGNFALSAARALKRHATNLEAKDIARESLQVAAELCVYTNNNIIVEEL, from the coding sequence ATGGATATGTCATTTCATGCTACAACGATCTGTGCAGTTCGTCATAATGGCAAGGCAGCGATTGCCGGAGATGGTCAGGTGACCATGGGACAAAGCGTTGTGATGAAAAATACGGCCAAAAAAGTAAGACGTCTATACCGCGGACAGGTTGTAGCTGGTTTTGCCGGTTCAGTAGCGGATGCCATTACACTATTCGAAAAGTTTGAGGGTAAGCTGGAAGAGCATCATGGAAATCTGCAACGTGCCGCGGTGGAGCTTGCCAAGGACTGGCGGCAGGATCGCATTCTGCGCAAGCTCGAAGCGCTTCTTATCGTTATGGATAAGACAGGAATGCTGCTTATCTCTGGCGGAGGCGAAATCATTGAGCCGGATGATGATGTCATTGCGATCGGTTCTGGTGGGAACTTCGCTCTGTCTGCTGCACGTGCATTAAAACGTCATGCAACTAACCTGGAAGCTAAGGACATTGCCCGTGAGTCGCTGCAGGTTGCAGCAGAGTTATGTGTGTATACCAACAATAATATCATTGTAGAAGAACTGTAA
- the hslU gene encoding ATP-dependent protease ATPase subunit HslU translates to MQTQALTPRQIVAELDKYIVGQKQAKKSVAVALRNRYRRSLLPEHTQDDIVPKNILMIGPTGVGKTEIARRLAKLVGAPFVKVEATKFTEVGYVGRDVESMIRDLIETSMRMVKLERTEKVKDKAEEAANERIVHILAPSQSKSKNQRNPFEMIFGNNGNNTPEQEEPEPDTNVAERRRKIKFDLLSGKLEEDIIEIDVEDTAPNMMDMFAGQGNDQMGMNMQEMFGSLLPRRTKKRKLAIKEARKVLIQEEAGKLIDMDDVTQESIRRAEQTGIIFIDEIDKVASQGRGSGPDVSREGVQRDILPIVEGSTVMTKYGPVKTDYILFMAAGAFHVAKPSDLIPELQGRFPIRVELNSLSLEEFVSILTEPQNALTKQYVDLLRTENIEIEFSDEAIREIAKLAESVNQNTENIGARRLHTILEKLLEDLSYEAPELTLERMVITPEYVREKLNDIAQDRDLSQYIL, encoded by the coding sequence ATGCAAACACAAGCGTTAACACCAAGACAAATTGTTGCAGAGCTTGATAAGTATATTGTGGGTCAGAAACAGGCCAAAAAATCGGTGGCTGTTGCCTTGCGCAATCGATATCGCCGCAGCCTTTTGCCAGAGCATACGCAGGATGATATTGTCCCTAAAAACATATTGATGATTGGACCGACAGGTGTTGGTAAAACGGAAATTGCCCGCCGTCTGGCTAAACTGGTGGGAGCCCCTTTTGTTAAGGTAGAGGCAACGAAATTCACGGAAGTGGGTTATGTTGGTCGTGATGTGGAATCCATGATCCGTGACCTGATTGAAACCTCCATGCGGATGGTTAAGCTGGAACGCACCGAAAAGGTAAAAGACAAGGCTGAAGAAGCTGCCAATGAACGTATCGTACATATCCTGGCTCCTTCCCAATCCAAGTCCAAAAATCAACGTAACCCGTTTGAAATGATATTTGGCAATAACGGAAACAATACGCCCGAGCAGGAAGAACCAGAACCGGACACCAATGTCGCAGAGCGGCGTCGCAAGATCAAATTCGACTTGTTATCCGGTAAACTGGAAGAAGACATTATCGAGATTGATGTTGAGGATACGGCTCCGAATATGATGGATATGTTTGCTGGGCAGGGAAATGACCAGATGGGTATGAATATGCAGGAGATGTTTGGAAGCCTGCTGCCGCGACGTACCAAAAAACGCAAGCTGGCGATCAAAGAAGCTCGTAAAGTCCTGATCCAGGAAGAAGCAGGCAAGCTGATCGATATGGATGACGTTACGCAAGAGTCCATTCGCAGAGCTGAACAGACGGGTATCATTTTTATTGACGAAATTGATAAGGTGGCCAGCCAGGGACGTGGCAGCGGACCGGATGTATCTCGTGAAGGGGTGCAGCGGGACATTTTGCCTATCGTGGAAGGTTCTACTGTGATGACCAAGTACGGACCTGTCAAAACCGATTATATTCTGTTTATGGCGGCTGGAGCGTTCCATGTGGCCAAACCTTCGGATCTGATCCCCGAGCTTCAAGGACGTTTCCCAATTCGGGTTGAGCTGAATAGCCTATCTCTGGAGGAATTCGTATCAATCTTGACCGAACCTCAAAATGCGTTGACAAAACAATATGTCGACTTGCTGCGTACTGAAAATATTGAAATCGAATTCTCGGATGAGGCTATTCGTGAGATTGCCAAGCTTGCTGAATCCGTAAACCAAAATACGGAGAATATTGGCGCTAGGCGTCTGCATACTATTCTTGAGAAACTCCTTGAGGATCTGTCCTATGAGGCTCCTGAGCTCACGCTGGAGCGAATGGTGATTACTCCGGAGTATGTGCGAGAGAAACTGAACGATATTGCTCAGGATCGTGACCTGAGTCAATATATTCTGTAA
- the flgB gene encoding flagellar basal body rod protein FlgB has product MNLLNDISFKRLQGALDASNTRQQTIADNIANADTPYYKRSDVSFEKILKQQTDGDMPVLKGKVTDSRHFVIGPSSSVPTPVVTMDHSTSMNNNQNNVDIDKEMSLLAENQLRYNAYIQQVNEQIKMMRVGVEGR; this is encoded by the coding sequence GTGAATCTTTTGAATGATATTAGCTTTAAAAGATTACAAGGTGCACTCGATGCGTCCAACACTAGACAACAAACGATTGCAGACAACATTGCGAATGCAGACACCCCGTACTACAAGCGTTCTGACGTATCTTTTGAAAAAATTTTAAAGCAGCAAACGGATGGAGATATGCCAGTTCTTAAGGGGAAAGTAACGGACTCAAGGCATTTTGTCATAGGACCTTCCTCTTCCGTTCCTACTCCTGTAGTAACAATGGATCATTCGACATCCATGAATAATAACCAGAATAATGTCGATATCGACAAAGAAATGAGCCTTCTGGCGGAGAACCAGTTGCGTTACAACGCTTATATTCAACAAGTGAATGAACAGATTAAAATGATGCGTGTTGGAGTAGAAGGGAGATAA
- the flgC gene encoding flagellar basal body rod protein FlgC — protein MNISNSFDISSSALTAQRLRMDVISSNIANAETTRASVSNGEAVPYKRKMVVLEPNKASFSSILQNQMGNKSSGEGVRVSEIREDQSPLKPVYDPSHPDANAEGYVYMPNVDIAKEMVDMISASRSYEANVTALNSTKAMITKALEIGR, from the coding sequence GTGAATATTAGTAATAGTTTTGACATTAGCTCATCGGCCCTTACAGCCCAACGCTTGAGGATGGACGTAATATCATCAAACATCGCTAATGCTGAGACGACTCGCGCCAGTGTATCCAATGGCGAGGCCGTTCCCTACAAAAGAAAAATGGTAGTTCTCGAACCAAACAAAGCTTCGTTTAGCAGTATCCTCCAGAATCAGATGGGGAATAAGTCCTCGGGTGAGGGAGTTAGAGTATCAGAGATTCGTGAAGATCAATCACCTTTGAAACCTGTATATGATCCTTCTCATCCAGATGCCAACGCTGAAGGGTATGTGTATATGCCAAATGTGGATATTGCGAAAGAGATGGTTGACATGATATCAGCTTCTCGGTCCTACGAGGCAAACGTAACGGCGCTAAATTCAACCAAAGCAATGATAACAAAAGCTTTAGAGATCGGAAGATAG
- the fliE gene encoding flagellar hook-basal body complex protein FliE, with product MIQNNMFNTQVVQPLQMQNASVSKTSTPAETIQSFGTYLQEALGSVATQETQAHEMSNQFLLGNVNVDQVMIASEQALLSLQLTSQVRNKVVEAYQEIMRTQM from the coding sequence ATGATTCAGAACAACATGTTTAACACACAGGTAGTTCAACCGTTGCAGATGCAAAATGCTTCCGTTAGCAAAACATCAACACCAGCCGAAACCATTCAGAGCTTCGGTACATACTTACAAGAGGCATTAGGGTCCGTGGCAACACAGGAGACTCAGGCACATGAAATGTCCAATCAATTTCTATTGGGTAATGTGAACGTGGATCAGGTAATGATCGCTTCAGAACAGGCCCTGTTGAGTCTGCAGCTCACGTCGCAAGTCCGGAACAAAGTAGTCGAAGCGTATCAAGAAATTATGCGTACGCAAATGTAA
- the fliF gene encoding flagellar basal-body MS-ring/collar protein FliF, which produces MNERIAQYRDKATQYWNSFSKKQKVLLVSTFLFLILAAVVLTMQLSKTEYEVAFTDLNSSDSAGVISYLDSSNIPYKLSADGKTISVPSTDVALAKVNIGSQGIIQNGSLGYKSFEESSSPIGMTDKEFDVKYNNAINGEVEQLLQRMQGIQDAKVLVNMPKDNIFAGLEEQDKASASVALQFKPGYHPNQAAVDGYFNLVKTAIPNLPIENITITNTDEAELIPTARGGSGGLSSEVQENMALQKKFENDVRNNVKQFLSQIVGEDKVNVLVASKLNFDKVTSKENLVTPVDEENMKGIEISVQEIQKSYTGASTPTGGVAGTGQEEVPGYPSADATGNSTSEESSSTVNYEVNRIAKDIISSPYTVKDLTINVAVEPPEGQTELQQPVQDAIENILVNIVRASLADSGNVITDADLTKKVSVISQGFQTAAAAETGFQLSTGMMWGVGALVAALIAAVVILLVRRRRKQNEEEEEEIPLPVATEFPSITLDSVTNESQVRKQLESLAKKKPDEFVNLLRTWLADE; this is translated from the coding sequence GTGAATGAGAGAATCGCCCAGTACAGGGATAAAGCAACCCAGTATTGGAATAGCTTCAGCAAAAAACAGAAAGTTTTACTGGTTTCCACCTTTTTATTTTTAATTCTGGCAGCGGTTGTACTAACTATGCAGCTGTCCAAAACAGAATATGAAGTGGCATTTACTGATTTGAATTCCAGTGACTCAGCAGGAGTCATTAGCTACCTGGATTCATCCAATATCCCCTACAAATTAAGCGCAGACGGGAAAACCATATCGGTACCAAGCACGGATGTTGCACTTGCAAAAGTCAACATAGGATCACAAGGGATTATTCAGAATGGTTCATTGGGATATAAATCATTTGAGGAGTCTTCATCGCCGATCGGGATGACAGACAAGGAATTCGATGTTAAATACAACAATGCCATTAACGGAGAAGTCGAACAGTTACTCCAGCGCATGCAGGGTATTCAAGATGCAAAAGTCTTGGTCAATATGCCGAAAGATAATATCTTTGCCGGCCTGGAAGAGCAAGACAAAGCATCCGCTTCCGTAGCTTTGCAGTTTAAACCGGGATATCACCCGAATCAGGCAGCGGTGGATGGATACTTTAACTTGGTGAAAACTGCTATTCCCAACCTGCCGATTGAAAATATTACGATCACCAACACGGACGAAGCCGAGTTGATTCCAACTGCCCGTGGAGGCAGTGGTGGATTATCTTCCGAAGTCCAGGAAAACATGGCTTTGCAGAAGAAGTTCGAAAATGACGTACGCAACAATGTAAAACAGTTTCTGTCTCAAATCGTAGGCGAAGACAAAGTAAATGTACTCGTTGCTTCCAAGCTTAACTTCGATAAAGTGACAAGCAAAGAGAATCTGGTTACACCAGTGGATGAAGAGAACATGAAGGGCATCGAAATCAGTGTCCAGGAGATTCAAAAGAGTTATACAGGTGCGAGTACTCCAACAGGAGGTGTCGCAGGTACCGGTCAAGAAGAAGTTCCTGGGTATCCTTCAGCGGATGCAACGGGGAATTCTACTTCTGAGGAATCATCAAGCACTGTAAACTATGAAGTCAATCGAATTGCCAAAGATATCATTTCTAGTCCTTATACTGTAAAAGATTTAACCATTAACGTAGCTGTTGAACCACCTGAAGGACAAACAGAATTACAACAACCTGTCCAGGATGCAATTGAAAATATTTTGGTGAATATCGTTCGTGCTTCACTTGCAGATTCAGGTAATGTAATTACAGACGCTGATCTGACCAAAAAAGTTTCGGTTATATCCCAAGGTTTCCAGACTGCAGCCGCTGCAGAAACAGGATTCCAGCTATCAACAGGTATGATGTGGGGCGTAGGAGCATTGGTGGCCGCGTTAATCGCAGCAGTCGTTATCCTCCTCGTACGCCGTCGACGCAAACAAAACGAAGAGGAAGAAGAAGAGATTCCTCTCCCAGTAGCAACAGAGTTCCCGTCCATTACGTTGGACAGTGTAACGAACGAAAGCCAAGTGCGCAAACAATTGGAGAGTTTGGCGAAGAAAAAGCCAGACGAATTCGTCAATCTGCTGCGTACGTGGCTGGCTGACGAATAG
- the fliG gene encoding flagellar motor switch protein FliG, producing the protein MAKASSQGLTGRQKAAILLITLGPEVSAQIFKHLRDEEIEQLTLEIANVRKVDASEKDMIMAEFHQICLAQEYISQGGITYAREILEKALGSQKALEVINRLTATLQVRPFDFARKADPNQILNFIQNESPQTIALVLSYLQFEQAAAILSSLPQEKQADVARRVAVMDSTSPEVISQVERVLEQKLSSTVTQDYTNAGGIESIVQILNGVDRGTERTILDSLEIQDPELAEEIKKRMFVFEDIVNVDDRSIQRIIRDIDNADLQLALKVASEEVRDAVFRNMSKRMSETFKEEMEFMGPVRLRDVEEAQTRIVGTIRRLEEAGEIIIARGGGDDIIV; encoded by the coding sequence TTGGCAAAGGCAAGCAGTCAAGGTTTGACTGGAAGACAAAAAGCAGCAATTTTGTTGATTACACTAGGTCCGGAAGTGTCGGCACAAATCTTCAAACATCTGCGTGATGAGGAGATTGAACAATTAACATTGGAGATTGCCAATGTTCGTAAAGTAGATGCTTCCGAAAAAGATATGATTATGGCGGAGTTTCATCAGATCTGTCTGGCTCAGGAATACATCTCTCAGGGCGGTATTACTTACGCAAGAGAAATATTGGAGAAAGCACTTGGATCGCAAAAAGCACTTGAAGTTATTAATCGTTTGACAGCTACGCTGCAGGTGAGACCATTTGACTTTGCACGCAAAGCGGATCCAAACCAAATATTAAACTTTATTCAAAACGAAAGTCCGCAGACGATTGCCTTGGTACTATCCTATCTGCAATTCGAGCAGGCAGCAGCAATTCTATCCTCATTGCCTCAGGAGAAGCAGGCTGATGTTGCACGAAGAGTCGCTGTCATGGACAGCACATCCCCTGAGGTTATCTCTCAGGTGGAACGTGTATTGGAACAAAAGTTGTCGTCAACGGTTACACAGGATTATACAAATGCAGGCGGCATCGAGTCGATCGTACAGATTTTGAATGGGGTCGACCGGGGTACAGAACGCACCATTTTGGATTCTCTGGAAATTCAGGATCCGGAACTTGCCGAAGAAATCAAAAAACGCATGTTTGTATTCGAAGATATTGTCAACGTGGACGATCGTTCCATTCAACGTATCATCCGCGATATCGACAACGCAGACTTGCAGCTTGCACTCAAAGTGGCGAGCGAGGAAGTTCGCGATGCAGTGTTCCGCAACATGTCCAAACGGATGTCCGAGACATTCAAGGAAGAAATGGAATTCATGGGGCCTGTTCGGTTGCGTGATGTGGAAGAAGCCCAGACTCGTATCGTAGGAACGATCCGCAGACTGGAAGAAGCTGGTGAGATCATTATCGCTCGCGGCGGAGGAGATGATATCATTGTCTAA
- a CDS encoding FliH/SctL family protein: protein MSNLIKSFQYVPVDDRKRLENHHHYGGPEADGTDSEVEGAETEALQARVDEETKRLTAEMLEDAKEFAEKQVREASEEAERMLKEAREQIDSWWQEQRQQDEHLIEAMRSQGFQQGFDEGKVQAELDLQVQIEQMMKEAQEVLQEAYVAKDQIIQEAEPFLVELACGIAEKVIDKQLTVEPEHTLELIRQNLARKREQGMIALCVAPEQFAFVQAAREELSLSIDSQAELQILPDATVKDKGCVIRSSFGSVDARIDTQLSEIKKELVRIALEDEGRKNQHEGS, encoded by the coding sequence TTGTCTAATTTGATTAAATCTTTCCAGTATGTGCCGGTTGATGACCGCAAACGCCTTGAAAATCATCATCATTATGGTGGTCCTGAAGCTGACGGAACAGATAGTGAAGTAGAAGGTGCAGAGACAGAGGCGTTACAGGCTCGTGTAGACGAAGAAACTAAACGTCTGACTGCGGAGATGCTGGAGGATGCCAAGGAGTTTGCAGAAAAGCAGGTACGCGAAGCTTCCGAGGAAGCGGAACGCATGCTTAAAGAAGCCCGTGAGCAGATCGATAGCTGGTGGCAAGAACAGCGTCAGCAGGATGAACATTTAATTGAAGCGATGCGCTCACAAGGTTTTCAGCAGGGTTTTGATGAAGGCAAAGTACAAGCTGAACTGGATCTCCAAGTGCAGATCGAACAGATGATGAAAGAAGCACAGGAAGTACTGCAAGAGGCTTATGTAGCGAAAGATCAAATTATTCAGGAAGCAGAGCCTTTCCTTGTAGAGCTGGCATGCGGAATTGCAGAGAAGGTTATTGATAAGCAGCTCACTGTTGAACCAGAGCATACTCTCGAATTGATCCGGCAGAACCTCGCACGGAAACGTGAACAAGGAATGATTGCCTTGTGTGTAGCTCCAGAACAGTTTGCTTTTGTACAAGCTGCGCGTGAAGAGTTGTCTTTATCCATCGACTCACAAGCCGAACTTCAAATATTGCCGGATGCAACGGTAAAAGACAAAGGGTGTGTCATTCGCTCGTCTTTTGGAAGCGTGGATGCCCGTATTGATACACAACTTTCTGAAATAAAAAAAGAACTGGTCCGCATAGCACTTGAGGATGAGGGGCGAAAAAATCAACATGAAGGTTCTTAG
- the fliI gene encoding flagellar protein export ATPase FliI — translation MKVLSSQRYMEHLRQFDPVRVNGKVTQVIGLMVESEGPDASIGDVCYIYPGKSEKPIQAEVVGFRDNKVLLMPLGELQSIGPGCDVVGTGKPLGVQVGSELLGKVLDGLGQPLDGSLLPSRMPMFSTSNKPVNPMERPRVLETMGVGVRAIDGLLTVGKGQRVGIFAGSGVGKSTLMGMIARNTAADVNVIALVGERGREVRDFIERDLGPEGLERSVVIVATSDQPALIRIKGAVIATTIAEYFRDRGMNVMLMMDSVTRYAMAQREVGLAVGEPPAMRGYTPSVFASLPKLLERAGTGPTGSITAFYTVLVDGDDMNEPIADAVRGILDGHIVLNRSIANKGHFPAIDVLASISRVMKDIAPEEQLEAVNNMKRLMAVYKESEDLINIGAYQRGSNAAIDEAMDQIESIWNFTKQKVDEKVTLSEVQERLILEFARR, via the coding sequence ATGAAGGTTCTTAGTTCACAGCGTTACATGGAGCACTTACGCCAATTTGATCCTGTTCGGGTTAATGGTAAGGTCACACAGGTTATCGGGCTGATGGTTGAATCCGAAGGTCCTGACGCAAGTATCGGTGACGTATGCTACATCTACCCGGGGAAATCAGAGAAGCCGATTCAAGCAGAAGTCGTTGGTTTCCGGGATAACAAGGTGCTGCTGATGCCTTTGGGTGAATTGCAATCGATTGGTCCGGGGTGCGATGTCGTAGGTACCGGGAAGCCGCTTGGAGTTCAGGTGGGTTCAGAGCTGCTGGGCAAAGTGCTTGATGGACTTGGTCAACCTCTGGATGGATCGCTGCTGCCTTCAAGGATGCCGATGTTCTCTACATCGAATAAACCTGTGAATCCGATGGAACGACCGCGTGTACTGGAAACTATGGGTGTAGGCGTTAGAGCAATTGATGGTCTGTTGACTGTTGGTAAAGGTCAGCGGGTGGGTATTTTTGCCGGATCGGGTGTTGGTAAAAGTACATTGATGGGCATGATTGCCCGTAATACGGCCGCTGATGTGAATGTTATAGCCCTTGTAGGTGAACGGGGACGTGAGGTTCGTGATTTTATTGAACGTGATCTTGGGCCGGAAGGGCTGGAGCGTTCGGTCGTCATAGTCGCAACTTCAGATCAACCGGCATTAATTCGAATTAAGGGGGCAGTCATTGCCACCACGATAGCGGAATATTTCAGGGACAGAGGCATGAATGTCATGTTGATGATGGATTCCGTTACTCGTTATGCCATGGCTCAAAGGGAAGTTGGACTTGCTGTGGGTGAACCTCCAGCGATGAGAGGTTACACACCTTCCGTATTTGCGAGTTTGCCTAAATTGCTGGAACGTGCGGGAACTGGACCAACCGGTTCCATAACAGCATTTTACACGGTACTCGTTGATGGTGACGATATGAATGAACCGATAGCAGATGCGGTTAGGGGGATTCTGGACGGTCACATTGTGCTGAATCGGTCCATCGCGAACAAAGGACATTTCCCTGCAATCGATGTGTTAGCGAGCATAAGTCGTGTCATGAAAGATATCGCGCCTGAAGAGCAGCTGGAAGCCGTTAATAATATGAAGCGATTGATGGCCGTGTACAAGGAATCGGAAGATCTTATCAACATTGGGGCTTATCAAAGAGGGTCGAATGCAGCTATTGATGAAGCGATGGATCAGATCGAAAGCATATGGAACTTTACCAAGCAAAAAGTGGATGAAAAAGTAACACTGAGTGAAGTGCAGGAACGTTTGATTCTTGAATTTGCAAGGAGATGA
- the fliJ gene encoding flagellar export protein FliJ — MKFRYHFQKVVDLKSNEKTQAEWMLSTAIGKLQTEEEHLLQLMNDKNELIRVIQSATESTASVSSLQEMQRYVYHLDECITKKNTDVKHAQVNVQRNQTFLNGKMVDEKVWLEARDKAKIKFQQEMLLREQNDLDEMATVRFAAKAGRAI, encoded by the coding sequence ATGAAATTTCGGTATCATTTCCAAAAGGTAGTTGACCTGAAGAGCAATGAAAAAACACAAGCGGAGTGGATGTTATCCACAGCAATCGGCAAACTTCAAACAGAAGAAGAACACCTTTTACAACTTATGAATGATAAAAACGAACTGATTCGTGTCATTCAATCCGCAACGGAGAGCACTGCTTCTGTATCCAGTCTGCAAGAAATGCAGCGATACGTGTATCATCTGGATGAGTGCATCACCAAAAAGAATACGGATGTTAAACACGCTCAGGTCAATGTGCAGCGAAATCAGACGTTCTTGAACGGTAAGATGGTTGATGAAAAAGTGTGGCTTGAAGCGAGAGACAAAGCCAAAATCAAATTTCAGCAGGAGATGCTCCTCCGGGAACAGAACGATCTGGACGAGATGGCTACTGTACGCTTCGCTGCAAAGGCCGGACGCGCAATCTGA